Proteins co-encoded in one Capnocytophaga ochracea DSM 7271 genomic window:
- a CDS encoding ABC-F family ATP-binding cassette domain-containing protein yields MNLLSVENISKAFGERIILENISFGINKDQKIAFIAKNGTGKTTLLNIIAGKDQPDSGQVVFRKGIHIGFLSQNPSFNEELTVEETIFATDNPILRLIQEYEHALQHPENEMAYQKAFEQMERHNAWDFETQYKQILFRLKLDNLQLKVKNLSGGQKKRLALANVLISKPDLLILDEPTNHLDLEMIEWLEQYFAKENLTLFIVTHDRYFLERVCNEILELDNGELFSYKGNYSYFLEKKEQRLAQEQASVEKAKNLYVKELDWMRRQPKARTTKSKSRIDDFYKIKEAAHKRRKEHSVQLEINMERLGSKTVEFHNVSKSFGDLCVLNKFNYNFLRGERVGIIGKNGTGKSTFLNLLTSSITPDSGKIVVGDTIKFGYYTQDGIEVQQGQKVIEVIQKYGDYIPLLKGRTLSAGQLLERFLFDRKKQYDYVEKLSGGELKRLYLCTVLIQNPNFLILDEPTNDLDIVTLNVLEDFLLDYPGCLVVVSHDRYFMDKIVDHLFVFKGNGEVEDFPGNYTDYRVYEESVPPTDDAPKKEASKNTWRKDETKGLSFNEQKEYNRLEKEIAQLEEKKAAIEATFAEGSLSSNEIQEQSVALQETLIAIEEKTERWFELTEKLEEH; encoded by the coding sequence ATGAACTTACTATCCGTAGAAAATATATCAAAAGCCTTTGGCGAACGCATAATTCTTGAAAACATCTCTTTTGGCATCAATAAAGACCAAAAAATAGCCTTTATCGCTAAAAATGGTACAGGGAAGACTACTTTACTCAATATTATTGCAGGCAAAGACCAACCCGATAGCGGACAAGTAGTATTCCGCAAGGGCATACATATAGGTTTTCTCTCACAAAATCCCTCTTTTAACGAAGAACTAACAGTAGAAGAGACTATTTTCGCAACCGACAATCCTATTTTACGATTGATTCAGGAGTACGAACACGCTTTACAGCACCCTGAAAACGAAATGGCTTATCAAAAGGCTTTTGAACAGATGGAACGCCATAATGCCTGGGATTTTGAAACACAATACAAACAAATACTCTTCCGTCTAAAATTAGACAACCTCCAACTGAAAGTGAAAAACCTTTCGGGAGGACAGAAAAAGCGTCTCGCCTTAGCCAATGTACTTATTAGCAAACCTGACTTGCTGATATTGGACGAACCTACGAATCACCTCGACTTAGAAATGATTGAATGGTTAGAGCAGTACTTTGCCAAAGAAAACCTCACACTCTTCATCGTTACACACGACCGTTATTTCTTGGAACGCGTGTGCAATGAAATCCTGGAATTGGACAATGGCGAACTATTCAGCTACAAAGGGAACTACTCCTATTTCTTAGAGAAAAAAGAACAGCGATTAGCACAAGAGCAGGCTTCGGTAGAGAAGGCTAAAAACCTTTATGTAAAGGAACTCGACTGGATGCGTAGGCAACCTAAGGCACGGACTACCAAATCGAAATCGCGTATAGACGATTTTTATAAGATAAAGGAGGCAGCCCACAAGCGTCGGAAGGAGCACTCGGTACAGCTCGAAATCAATATGGAGCGATTGGGAAGCAAGACGGTGGAGTTTCACAATGTGAGCAAGAGCTTCGGAGACTTGTGCGTGCTCAATAAGTTTAATTATAATTTCTTGCGGGGCGAACGAGTGGGAATTATAGGTAAGAACGGCACGGGCAAATCCACCTTTCTCAACTTGCTCACCTCGTCTATCACGCCTGATAGTGGTAAAATAGTAGTGGGAGACACTATTAAGTTCGGGTACTATACCCAAGATGGTATTGAGGTACAACAAGGACAAAAGGTAATAGAAGTGATACAAAAGTATGGCGATTACATTCCTCTACTTAAAGGGCGCACTCTCTCAGCAGGGCAGCTATTGGAACGCTTTCTCTTCGACCGTAAAAAGCAATACGACTATGTAGAGAAACTCAGCGGAGGGGAACTCAAACGCTTATACCTATGTACTGTACTCATTCAAAACCCCAATTTTTTGATTTTAGACGAGCCTACGAACGACCTCGATATTGTTACTCTGAACGTCTTAGAAGACTTTTTGTTAGACTATCCAGGGTGCTTGGTGGTAGTATCACACGACCGCTATTTTATGGATAAAATAGTAGACCACCTTTTTGTCTTCAAAGGTAATGGAGAAGTAGAGGATTTCCCTGGTAACTACACCGATTACCGCGTGTACGAAGAGAGCGTTCCTCCGACAGACGATGCTCCCAAGAAAGAAGCTTCCAAAAACACTTGGCGCAAGGACGAAACGAAAGGTTTATCGTTCAACGAGCAGAAGGAATACAACCGATTAGAAAAAGAAATAGCGCAGTTAGAAGAGAAAAAAGCTGCTATAGAAGCTACTTTTGCCGAAGGAAGTCTTAGCAGTAATGAAATACAAGAACAATCAGTAGCCTTGCAAGAGACGCTTATTGCGATAGAGGAAAAGACCGAACGCTGGTTTGAACTAACGGAGAAGCTGGAAGAACATTAA
- a CDS encoding peptidase U32 family protein yields the protein MTHSGKIELMAPAGNFESLQAAIDNGADSVYFGVDQLNMRARASINFTIDDLDEIARRCAPKGIRTYLTLNTIIYDHDLSIIKTLLDAAKKAGLTAVIAMDQAVIAYARQIGMEVHISTQINITNIETVRFYAMFADTMVMSRELSLRQIKKICEQIEKEQIKGPSGNLVEIEIFGHGALCMAVSGKCYLSLHSHNSSANRGACKQNCRKKYTVIDQESGFEIELDNEYMMSPKDLCTIDFLDQVIDTGAKVLKIEGRGRAPEYVATVIRTYREAIDAYYAGTYSKEKFESWIEALKTVYNRGFWSGYYLGQKLGEWSENPGSNATQKKVYIGQGKHYFPKTGIAEFAIEAFDIKIGDKLLITGPSTGVQEIELTSMMVNDTPAERAKKGDSCTIKTNFRIRLSDKLYKIVKTNIN from the coding sequence ATGACTCATTCAGGAAAAATTGAACTAATGGCACCAGCTGGTAATTTTGAGTCGCTACAAGCGGCGATAGACAATGGTGCCGACTCAGTGTACTTTGGGGTAGACCAGCTGAATATGCGCGCAAGGGCAAGTATCAACTTTACGATTGACGACCTTGATGAAATAGCGCGCCGTTGTGCTCCTAAGGGCATTCGCACTTATCTCACCCTTAATACTATTATTTATGACCACGACCTATCTATCATCAAAACACTATTAGACGCTGCCAAAAAAGCAGGTCTTACAGCTGTAATAGCTATGGATCAGGCAGTCATAGCTTATGCTCGACAAATAGGAATGGAGGTACATATCTCTACCCAAATCAATATCACTAATATTGAAACCGTGCGCTTCTACGCGATGTTTGCTGATACAATGGTAATGAGCCGTGAACTGAGCTTACGACAAATCAAGAAGATATGTGAGCAGATAGAAAAAGAGCAAATCAAAGGACCTTCGGGCAATTTGGTAGAAATAGAAATATTTGGACACGGGGCACTTTGTATGGCGGTATCAGGCAAGTGCTACCTGAGTTTGCACTCACACAACTCATCAGCCAATCGCGGAGCTTGCAAGCAAAACTGTCGCAAGAAATACACCGTAATCGACCAAGAAAGCGGTTTTGAGATAGAATTGGATAACGAGTATATGATGTCGCCTAAAGACCTCTGCACGATTGACTTCCTAGACCAAGTAATCGACACAGGGGCAAAGGTATTAAAGATTGAAGGACGTGGGCGCGCTCCTGAGTATGTGGCTACCGTTATTCGCACTTACCGAGAAGCAATAGATGCTTATTACGCAGGCACATACAGTAAAGAAAAATTTGAAAGCTGGATAGAAGCCCTCAAAACGGTGTACAATCGTGGTTTCTGGAGTGGATATTATTTAGGGCAAAAGCTCGGTGAATGGAGTGAAAACCCAGGCTCTAATGCTACCCAAAAGAAAGTGTACATTGGGCAAGGTAAACACTATTTCCCTAAGACTGGTATAGCTGAGTTTGCTATTGAAGCCTTTGATATAAAGATAGGCGACAAATTACTTATCACTGGACCTTCAACAGGCGTTCAAGAAATAGAGCTGACCTCAATGATGGTAAACGATACTCCTGCTGAAAGAGCTAAGAAAGGTGATTCTTGTACTATCAAAACCAATTTCAGAATAAGGTTATCAGATAAACTGTATAAAATAGTAAAAACAAATATCAATTAG
- a CDS encoding ferredoxin, translated as MVIVTLQREKCIGCNYCVEMAPEQFQMSKKDGKSVLLRSTEKKGFFTLKSYDDSIFEDCEKAQKACPVKIISTKKL; from the coding sequence ATGGTAATAGTAACCTTACAGCGTGAAAAATGCATAGGCTGTAACTACTGTGTAGAGATGGCTCCTGAGCAGTTCCAGATGTCGAAAAAAGATGGCAAGAGCGTATTATTACGTTCCACTGAAAAGAAAGGCTTCTTCACCCTAAAAAGTTATGACGATAGTATTTTTGAGGATTGTGAGAAAGCACAAAAAGCCTGCCCCGTGAAGATTATCTCTACCAAAAAATTATAG